The proteins below are encoded in one region of Candidatus Hydrogenedentota bacterium:
- a CDS encoding NAD-dependent epimerase/dehydratase family protein, which translates to MSVVIVTGSWGLVGAEAVRQFSRAGHTVAGVDNDLRGYFFGPEASTKWAAERLAGECPGYRHHDADIRDLGALDRIFAEYAGDIAAVVHTAAQPSHDWAAKEPFTDFSVNATGTLNLLETARLRAPEAVFIFTSTNKVYGDTPNLLPLVERETRWEVDPSHPYAEHGIDETMSIDRTKHSLFGASKVAADVLVQEYGRYFGMKTAVFRGGCLTGPGHSGAELHGFLAYLMKCAMTGRQYRIFGYKGKQVRDNIHAADLVRCFLEVARAPRPGAVYNIGGGRHSNCSMQEAIALCGEIAGKPMNTVYLDENRIGDHIWWISDTRRFQRDYPGWRRQYDVRGILEEIHAGLQTRI; encoded by the coding sequence ATGAGCGTTGTAATCGTGACCGGATCATGGGGGCTGGTGGGGGCGGAGGCTGTGCGGCAGTTTTCCCGCGCGGGGCACACGGTCGCGGGGGTGGACAACGACCTGCGCGGGTACTTCTTCGGCCCCGAAGCCTCCACGAAATGGGCGGCGGAGCGGCTGGCCGGGGAGTGTCCGGGCTACCGCCACCACGACGCCGACATCCGCGACCTGGGCGCGCTGGACCGCATCTTCGCGGAATACGCGGGGGACATTGCGGCGGTGGTCCACACGGCGGCGCAGCCCAGCCACGACTGGGCGGCCAAGGAACCCTTCACGGACTTCTCGGTGAACGCCACGGGCACGCTGAACCTGCTGGAGACGGCCCGCCTCCGCGCGCCGGAGGCCGTGTTCATCTTCACCTCCACCAACAAGGTCTACGGCGACACGCCGAACCTGCTTCCCCTGGTCGAGCGGGAGACCCGGTGGGAGGTGGACCCGTCGCACCCCTACGCGGAGCACGGCATAGACGAGACCATGTCCATAGACCGGACCAAGCACTCGCTGTTCGGCGCGTCCAAGGTGGCCGCGGACGTGCTGGTGCAGGAGTACGGCCGCTATTTCGGCATGAAGACCGCGGTGTTCCGCGGCGGCTGCCTCACGGGGCCGGGCCACAGCGGCGCCGAGCTGCACGGGTTCCTGGCGTATCTGATGAAGTGCGCCATGACGGGCCGGCAGTACCGCATCTTCGGCTACAAGGGCAAGCAGGTGCGCGACAACATCCACGCGGCCGACCTGGTCCGCTGCTTTCTGGAGGTCGCGCGCGCGCCGCGCCCGGGCGCGGTCTACAACATCGGCGGCGGCCGCCACAGCAACTGCTCCATGCAGGAGGCCATCGCGCTGTGCGGCGAGATTGCCGGGAAGCCCATGAACACGGTCTACCTCGACGAGAACCGCATCGGCGACCACATCTGGTGGATCAGCGACACGCGCCGGTTCCAGCGCGACTATCCCGGATGGCGCCGCCAGTACGATGTCCGGGGCATCCTGGAGGAGATTCATGCCGGCCTCCAAACCCGCATCTGA